In the genome of Populus trichocarpa isolate Nisqually-1 chromosome 6, P.trichocarpa_v4.1, whole genome shotgun sequence, one region contains:
- the LOC7470722 gene encoding ADP-glucose phosphorylase: MASQHQNGGRSPELRHDPVTNRWVIFSPARAKRPTDFKSKNPQNPNPNNNSLCPFCIGNEHECAPEIFRVPPDLNDPNWKLRVIENLYPALSRNLECPCEEKQGMEFPGRVIGGFGFHDVVIENPVHSVQLSDMEPREIGEVFLAHKKRIQQIMSVQSIKYVQVFKNHGASAGASMSHSHSQILALPVIPSSVSARLEGMKEYFEKTGKCSLCEVRAKELVIDESSHFISIVPFAATFPFEIWIIPRVHSSHFHELDFEKMVDLGGLLKLMLRKISLQLNNPPFNFMIQTSPVQIKESESCYTHWFLQIVPQLSGVGGFEIGTGCYINPVLPEDAAKVMREVNLPMQD; the protein is encoded by the exons ATGGCATCACAACATCAAAACGGTGGTCGGAGCCCCGAACTTAGGCACGATCCAGTAACAAACCGATGGGTCATTTTCTCACCTGCCCGTGCAAAAAGACCCActgattttaaatcaaaaaaccCTCAAAACCCCAACCCCAACAACAATTCCTTATGCCCTTTCTGCATCGGCAACGAGCATGAGTGTGCGCCCGAGATCTTCCGAGTCCCACCCGACCTGAATGACCCGAATTGGAAACTCCGGGTCATTGAGAATCTCTACCCTGCCCTGAGCAGAAATCTTGAGTGCCCATGTGAGGAAAAGCAGGGCATGGAGTTTCCAGGTCGGGTCATTGGAGGTTTTGGGTTTCACGATGTGGTGATAGAGAATCCAGTTCATTCGGTCCAGCTAAGTGATATGGAGCCGAGAGAGATTGGTGAAGTTTTTTTGGCTCATAAGAAGAGGATTCAGCAGATTATGAGTGTTCAATCCATTAAATACGtgcag GTGTTCAAGAACCACGGCGCATCTGCTGGAGCATCGATGAGTCATTCTCATAGCCAGATACTGGCTCTTCCCGTTATTCCTTCATCAGTTTCTGCTCGACTTGAGGGCATGAAGGAGTACTTTGAAAAGACTGGAAAATGCAGTCTCTGTGAAGTTCGAGCAAAAGAACTCGTGATTGATGAATCATCCCATTTTATATCCATTGTTCCTTTTGCTGCCACATTCCCTTTTGAGATATGGATTATTCCCAGGGTTCACTCTTCTCATTTCCATGAACTTGATTTTGAGAAG ATGGTTGATCTCGGCGGATTGCTGAAGCTCATGCTTAGGAAGATTTCTCTACAGTTGAACAACCCACCATTTAACTTCATGATCCAGACTTCTCCCGTTCAGATTAAAGAATCAGAATCATGTTATACTCACTGGTTCTTACAGATAGTCCCTCAATTAAGTGGGGTTGGGGGTTTTGAAATTGGAACTGGTTGTTACATAAATCCTGTTTTGCCCGAGGATGCTGCAAAAGTTATGAGGGAAGTTAATCTTCCAATGCAGGATTGA
- the LOC7462276 gene encoding glycosyltransferase BC10, whose translation MQSRVVPLEEGKDPAVSIKASQSKPFPIRLLQLFLLFLALCMAFSIISMYTIKRFGVQTARTTVKPAFEPCFDEPDTLDRWIRPPSNLLHKMSDKELFWRASFVPGIKKYPFKRIPKIAFMFLTKGPLPLAPLWERFLKGHEGLYSVYIHPLPTFEAKFPSSSVFHRRQIPSQVAEWGRMSMCDAERRLLANALLDISNERFVLVSESCIPLYNFSVIYDYMMRSKYSFIGAFDDHGPYGRGRYNENMAPEVNITQWRKGSQWFEINRKLAVNVVEDARYYPKFEEFCKPSCYVDEHYFPTMLTIEAAPLLANRTLTWVDWSRGGAHPATFGRADITKEFFKKIREDTHCVYNNQSSSVCFLFARKFAPSALEPLLQVSQNVLGF comes from the exons ATGCAGTCAAGAGTTGTTCCATTGGAGGAAGGGAAGGACCCTGCAGTTTCAATCAAAGCAAGCCAATCCAAGCCCTTTCCAATAAGgttacttcaattatttttgctGTTTTTAGCTCTATGTATGGCCTTTTCGATCATCAGTATGTATACAATCAAGCGTTTTGGAGTTCAGACTGCAAGGACAACTGTTAAGCCTGCCTTTGAGCCTTGCTTTGATGAACCTGATACTTTGGATCGTTGGATTAGGCCTCCATCTAATCTGCTCCATAAAATGAGTGATAAAGAGCTCTTTTGGAGGGCTTCATTTGTTCCTGGAATAAAGAAGTATCCCTTCAAGAGAATTCCAAAGATTGCATTTATGTTTTTGACAAAGGGGCCATTGCCTCTGGCACCTCTTTGGGAAAGGTTTTTGAAGGGGCATGAAGGGTTATATTCTGTTTACATTCATCCATTGCCAACATTTGAAGCCAAATTTCCATCTTCTTCAGTTTTCCATCGGAGACAAATCCCAAGCCAG GTTGCTGAATGGGGTAGGATGAGTATGTGTGATGCGGAAAGAAGACTCCTGGCAAATGCATTGCTCGATATCTCCAATGAGCGGTTTGTTCTCGTATCTGAATCTTGCATTCCTCTCTATAATTTCAGTGTCATCTATGACTACATGATGAGATCCAAGTATAGCTTCATTGGTGCATTTGATGATCATGGGCCATATGGGAGAGGACGGTATAATGAGAACATGGCACCTGAGGTGAATATTACCCAGTGGCGCAAAGGATCTCAATGGTTTGAGATCAACCGAAAGCTTGCAGTCAACGTAGTGGAAGATGCTAGATATTACCCAAAATTTGAAGAATTCTGTAAGCCAAGTTGTTATGTTGATGAACATTATTTCCCCACCATGTTAACCATTGAAGCAGCACCTCTCTTGGCTAACAGAACCCTTACTTGGGTGGACTGGTCAAGGGGCGGGGCTCACCCAGCCACCTTCGGAAGAGCGGACATAACCAAGGAGTTCTTCAAAAAGATTCGTGAAGATACGCATTGCGTTTACAATAATCAATCCTCTTCAGTTTGCTTTCTTTTTGCGAGGAAGTTTGCGCCGAGCGCTTTGGAACCTCTGTTACAGGTATCACAAAACGTATTGGGATTTTGA